The following proteins are co-located in the Macaca thibetana thibetana isolate TM-01 chromosome 6, ASM2454274v1, whole genome shotgun sequence genome:
- the LOC126956921 gene encoding uncharacterized protein C5orf60-like yields MDILFPLSVIDTELCPSPVPQIIHLILFVGFSLVFLIILSPYFPREPSSVPPRDENSENDKAEVGEWLRIGNKYITWKACRSLLKELENLEFYTFLSKKCLRKLLVEGSSQHVPRQARSGSVYKRTSVRNHRPRGGHGKASPTSFHVSPRAPLAPLASAPSSVPKTSVGSFESLSSLSSSKSPEPLCPLKQPSQEPPASTLSPNTTTSAESLGYLSSLSSSQQPEPLHPLACPSSKPRGRSFPRRRNPGWVSWTDSTQADSETDATICPMCKAPAHSCRHSWWVPSSPRVIRGVGRRSDLDLGLSWRQEAARAWCLCTSSQYAFEHLNLPTHLPKASF; encoded by the exons ATGGATATTCTCTTTCCTCTGAGTGTTATTGATACAGAGCTGTGCCCCAGCCCCGTTCCCCAGATCATCCATCTCATCCTCTTCGTTGGGTTTAGCCTGGTGTTCCTCATCATCTTAAGCCCCTACTTTCCCAGGGAGCCGTCCTCAGTGCCTCCCAGAGACGAGAACAGCGAGAAT GATAAAGCTGAAGTGGGGGAATGGCTCAGGATCGGAAATAAATACATCACCTGGAAAG CTTGCAGAAGTCTCTTGAAAGAATTGGAGAACCTTGAGTTCTACACTTTCCTGTCGAAAAA GTGCCTGAGGAAGCTCCTTGTTGAGGGCAGCTCCCAGCACGTTCCACGCCAAGCCCGCTCGGGGTCAGTGTACAAACGAACATCTGTGAGGAACCACCGGCCACGTGGGGGGCATGGGAAAGCTTCTCCCACCAGCTTCCATGTGTCCCCACGGGCTCCCCTGGCTCCTCTGGCCTCCGCACCGTCATCAGTCCCGAAGACCTCTGTAGGGTCCTTTGAGTCTCTGTCATCCCTGAGCTCCTCCAAGTCACCAGAGCCTTTGTGTCCCCTGAAGCAGCCTTCACAGGAGCCACCTGCGAGCACCCTATCACCAAACACGACCACCTCCGCAGAATCCTTGGGGTATCTGTCATCCCTCAGCTCCTCCCAGCAACCAGAGCCTTTGCATCCCCTGGCGTGTCCTTCATCCAAGCCACGTGGGCGTTCCTTTCCCCGACGACGGAATCCTGGCTGGGTGTCCTGGACCGACTCCACGCAGGCTGATTCCGAAACTGACGCCACAATATGCCCAATGTGCAAGGCCCCTGCGCACTCCTGTCGACACAGCTGGTGGGTGCCTTCTAGTCCTCGAGTGATCCGAGGCGTTGGTCGCCGCAGTGATCTCGACCTGGGCCTCTCCTGGAGGCAGGAGGCTGCTAGAGCCTGGTGCCTCTGCACCTCCTCGCAGTACGCATTCGAGCACCTTAATCTTCCCACCCACCTACCAAAGGCTTCCTTCTAG